In Sphingobacterium sp. PCS056, the following proteins share a genomic window:
- a CDS encoding Gfo/Idh/MocA family protein translates to MNNTSRRKFIKNSTAVVTMAGLTAIFPKLYAGVGDDRKIRVAAIGINGMGWSDLNALLKHSDVVCTALCDVDNHVLQKRIKELRERGITATGYTDYRDVLKSKDVDVVVIGTPDHWHCLQMIEACQAGKDVYVEKPLGNSIAECRAMMVAVEKNKSIVQVGQWQRSQQHFKDAVAFVHSGKLGKIRLVKAWAYQGWMKSIPVKPDGPVPAGVHYDLWLGPAKKQPFNPNRFHFDFRWYWDYAGGLMTDWGVHMLDYALLGMKASTPISIMASGGKFAYPQDAAQTPDTLTTVYEFEGFNIQWEHATGIDGGPYGKDHGVAFIGNNGTLVLNRSGWEVIPEKGRMEGVAFQRAVDDGLDLHAVNFIEAVKSRDSSTLNCPVKAGAEIAIFSQMGNIAYRTGKKIYWNPDTWSFGMAEADQLISAAYHNGYRLPKV, encoded by the coding sequence GATTGACGGCTATATTTCCTAAACTATATGCTGGAGTAGGGGATGATCGTAAGATCCGTGTTGCCGCTATTGGTATCAATGGTATGGGCTGGTCCGATCTTAATGCCCTATTAAAGCATTCTGATGTGGTCTGTACAGCGCTTTGTGATGTTGATAACCATGTCCTTCAGAAGCGGATAAAAGAACTTAGAGAAAGAGGCATTACCGCTACAGGTTATACAGACTATCGTGATGTATTAAAAAGTAAGGACGTGGATGTGGTGGTGATCGGTACTCCTGATCACTGGCATTGTTTACAGATGATAGAAGCATGTCAGGCAGGAAAGGATGTTTACGTTGAAAAACCCTTGGGCAATTCGATCGCAGAATGCCGCGCGATGATGGTAGCTGTAGAGAAAAATAAATCAATTGTACAAGTGGGACAATGGCAACGCAGTCAGCAGCATTTTAAAGATGCTGTGGCTTTTGTACACTCTGGTAAGTTGGGTAAAATACGTCTGGTAAAAGCATGGGCATACCAAGGATGGATGAAAAGTATTCCGGTCAAGCCAGATGGACCAGTCCCTGCTGGTGTCCATTACGATCTGTGGTTAGGTCCAGCAAAGAAACAGCCTTTTAATCCAAATCGTTTTCATTTTGATTTTAGATGGTATTGGGATTATGCAGGTGGATTAATGACGGATTGGGGTGTTCATATGCTTGATTATGCACTACTGGGAATGAAAGCATCCACACCGATTTCAATTATGGCTTCTGGTGGAAAATTTGCTTATCCGCAAGATGCTGCCCAGACTCCTGATACTTTGACAACGGTCTACGAATTTGAGGGTTTTAATATTCAGTGGGAGCATGCTACTGGTATTGACGGAGGTCCTTACGGAAAGGACCATGGGGTGGCATTTATTGGAAATAACGGAACATTAGTACTGAATCGGAGTGGTTGGGAGGTCATACCCGAAAAGGGACGTATGGAGGGGGTTGCTTTTCAACGTGCCGTGGATGATGGATTGGACCTGCATGCCGTTAACTTTATCGAAGCCGTTAAAAGTAGAGATTCATCTACTTTAAACTGTCCTGTGAAAGCAGGTGCTGAAATTGCAATTTTCTCACAAATGGGTAACATTGCATACCGTACAGGAAAGAAAATTTATTGGAATCCAGATACGTGGTCTTTTGGTATGGCTGAGGCTGATCAATTAATTTCGGCAGCTTACCATAATGGATACCGCTTGCCAAAAGTTTAA
- a CDS encoding two-component system response regulator translates to MKKKVVLIQDDEDILDIMDEVLKDEGFEVTSSLSTEPIEKIDEIDPDVVVVDEHIRGSKKGSEVIEQLKSDAETEDISAVLTSTSYDLPQKAKDCKADDYIEKPFDLDHMVDVVKKNS, encoded by the coding sequence ATGAAAAAGAAAGTTGTGCTTATTCAGGATGACGAAGATATTCTAGATATAATGGATGAAGTATTGAAAGATGAAGGTTTTGAGGTTACTTCATCGTTATCAACTGAGCCCATTGAGAAGATTGACGAGATCGATCCTGATGTTGTAGTCGTGGATGAGCATATCAGGGGCAGTAAAAAAGGTTCTGAAGTTATTGAGCAGCTGAAAAGTGATGCAGAAACGGAAGATATTTCTGCTGTGTTAACATCGACATCTTATGACTTACCTCAAAAGGCAAAAGACTGCAAAGCCGATGATTATATTGAAAAACCATTTGATCTGGATCATATGGTTGATGTGGTGAAAAAAAATTCTTAA
- a CDS encoding YoaK family protein, which translates to MFRHRDRGRTFVHNVQLAALLSIVAGVVNIVGVLSFKTLTTNVTGHFAFFSEELFSNNYGLAFLSIIYVISFFLGAFLANTTMEMTSRGAAHYSYMLPLSIEIFLLVLVAFSPADYAVVLSCVLLMAMGLQNALVTKISGSVVRTTHLTGLFTDLGIELSQMIFYKKSNERKRLKRAILLKAIIIGGFFCGGIIGALMYGWFDRRTLCLPIFILLVALYNDRMLLGYYRFIRKHQSNHH; encoded by the coding sequence ATGTTTAGGCATCGAGATAGGGGACGTACTTTTGTCCATAATGTGCAACTGGCGGCATTATTGTCGATTGTTGCTGGTGTGGTGAATATCGTGGGGGTTTTGTCTTTTAAGACATTGACAACAAATGTGACCGGACACTTCGCTTTTTTTTCAGAAGAACTTTTTTCAAATAATTATGGGTTAGCTTTTTTAAGCATCATCTATGTCATTTCATTTTTCTTGGGCGCATTTTTAGCGAATACAACCATGGAAATGACTTCCAGAGGTGCGGCTCATTATTCTTATATGCTACCGCTCTCTATTGAAATTTTTCTCCTCGTACTTGTTGCTTTTTCACCCGCTGACTATGCTGTTGTGCTCTCCTGTGTATTATTGATGGCTATGGGGCTACAGAATGCACTGGTGACAAAAATATCAGGTTCGGTGGTACGTACCACTCATCTAACAGGGTTGTTTACAGATCTAGGAATAGAATTATCCCAAATGATTTTCTATAAAAAAAGCAATGAACGTAAGCGCCTAAAACGTGCTATCCTGCTCAAAGCAATTATTATCGGAGGTTTTTTTTGTGGAGGAATAATAGGAGCATTGATGTATGGATGGTTTGATCGAAGAACGTTGTGTCTACCGATATTTATTTTATTGGTGGCGCTTTATAATGACCGAATGCTATTGGGTTATTATAGATTCATAAGAAAACATCAGAGCAATCATCATTGA
- a CDS encoding methyltransferase domain-containing protein — protein MIFKALRSDVNVDDSTFNDLYPPNIKKLAQRHWTPVDVAKMAANYLVQHPNDKVLDIGAGAGKFCLVGASCTAGKFYGVEQRQSLVQISNEIAQKHAIDNVEFIHANIDQISFADYDAFYFYNSFYENMDTSCPIDHDIIPDKELYHAYTEYLRKQLVQMPIGTRIVSYWSGWDEIPTSFDLDKTACSGLLNFWTKIK, from the coding sequence ATGATTTTTAAAGCATTGAGATCAGATGTAAATGTTGATGATAGTACATTTAACGATTTATACCCCCCTAACATAAAAAAATTAGCACAAAGACATTGGACTCCGGTGGATGTTGCAAAGATGGCCGCCAACTATTTGGTACAGCACCCAAATGACAAGGTTTTAGATATAGGTGCGGGTGCAGGCAAATTTTGTCTTGTTGGGGCATCTTGTACAGCAGGTAAATTTTATGGAGTTGAACAACGCCAATCACTGGTCCAGATTTCCAATGAAATCGCACAAAAACATGCTATTGATAACGTAGAATTTATTCATGCAAACATTGATCAAATCTCTTTTGCAGATTATGACGCTTTTTATTTTTACAATTCTTTTTATGAAAATATGGATACATCTTGTCCGATAGATCACGATATCATACCCGACAAAGAGCTCTATCATGCCTATACCGAATACCTTAGAAAACAACTCGTACAAATGCCGATCGGTACACGAATTGTTTCTTATTGGAGCGGATGGGATGAGATTCCCACGAGTTTCGATCTGGATAAAACAGCCTGTAGTGGACTACTCAATTTTTGGACAAAAATCAAATAA
- a CDS encoding PleD family two-component system response regulator has protein sequence MDSKKIMVCDDDQGILDVLQMLLELEGFEVLPQINSIHVIKEILTYSPDILLLDLWMPVLSGDQILKAIRNTPEIKKLPVIVLSASGDGNKIAMEVGADGFIAKPFDLDDIITKINILLPN, from the coding sequence ATGGATAGTAAAAAAATAATGGTTTGTGATGATGATCAAGGAATACTTGATGTACTTCAAATGTTACTCGAATTAGAGGGATTTGAAGTTTTACCTCAGATTAATAGTATTCATGTTATTAAAGAAATTCTAACGTATTCCCCAGACATCCTTTTACTGGATTTATGGATGCCCGTCTTGTCTGGTGACCAAATTTTAAAAGCCATTCGCAATACACCTGAGATAAAAAAACTACCTGTTATTGTCTTATCCGCAAGTGGCGATGGAAATAAAATAGCGATGGAAGTCGGGGCCGACGGCTTTATAGCCAAACCTTTTGACCTTGATGATATCATAACAAAAATAAATATCTTATTACCAAACTAA
- a CDS encoding PAS domain-containing sensor histidine kinase, giving the protein MINENLHIYLQALNSANSGIIITDNLQPDNPIIYCNSAFEKISGYSNDEIIGHNCRFLQAQDRSQAERQLLKDSIREGKECKVEIRNYRKNGQLFWNELLISPVKNEEGLITHFIGVQHDVTDRKRVEYELREEKSFIEDKIRQRTKELMVKEAFLSSIIQTVRESLLVLDSNYVVLSANNHFLSTFKVSQEETVGKVLFELGNHQWDIDPLKDLLTKILPTNNPVTDYEVEHHFQHIGKKVMLLNAYRIELEGQYKDRILIAIEDITEKKELDRRKDDFLSIASHELKTPLTTIKSLVQLLQRMDPAKNPEKFTTSLDKVSVYIEKLNKLISKLLDTSKIHSGNIELHMEPFEIDKTIKDAIENLSVAIPGHQISFTGCTNATVIGDEMQILQVINNLISNAIKYAPGSKNVEVYINNVGKFVKISVKDYGMGINHQDKIKIFERFFRASDIQKKYPGLGIGLYVSHEIVVNHKGTLWVESEIGEGSTFNFTLPIMKNKNYG; this is encoded by the coding sequence ATGATAAATGAAAATCTCCATATATATTTACAGGCCTTAAACTCGGCCAACTCTGGTATTATCATCACTGATAATTTGCAACCAGATAATCCGATAATTTATTGCAACAGTGCGTTTGAAAAAATATCAGGTTATTCAAATGATGAAATAATCGGTCACAACTGTCGATTCTTACAAGCACAGGACAGATCCCAAGCCGAAAGGCAATTACTTAAAGATAGTATAAGAGAGGGAAAGGAGTGTAAAGTCGAAATTAGAAATTACCGCAAAAATGGTCAATTATTTTGGAATGAGTTATTAATTTCCCCAGTCAAAAATGAGGAAGGTTTAATCACACATTTTATAGGTGTGCAACATGACGTAACAGATCGAAAAAGAGTAGAGTATGAATTGCGTGAAGAAAAATCCTTTATAGAAGATAAAATACGCCAACGTACCAAAGAACTTATGGTCAAAGAAGCATTCTTGTCCAGTATCATTCAGACGGTGAGAGAAAGCTTATTAGTACTCGATTCCAATTATGTTGTATTAAGTGCCAATAATCACTTTCTAAGTACATTTAAAGTATCACAAGAAGAGACTGTTGGTAAAGTTCTTTTTGAATTAGGAAACCATCAATGGGACATTGACCCCCTAAAAGACCTTTTGACAAAGATTTTGCCTACCAATAATCCAGTTACTGATTATGAAGTAGAACACCATTTTCAACACATCGGAAAAAAAGTAATGCTGCTCAATGCATATCGAATAGAGCTCGAAGGACAATATAAAGATCGGATATTAATAGCAATAGAAGATATTACAGAAAAAAAAGAATTAGATCGTCGTAAAGATGATTTTCTTTCAATAGCAAGTCACGAATTAAAAACTCCACTTACCACCATAAAGAGTCTGGTACAACTCCTTCAACGTATGGATCCGGCTAAAAATCCAGAAAAGTTTACTACTTCTCTCGATAAAGTATCCGTATACATTGAAAAATTGAATAAGCTTATTTCGAAATTACTGGATACATCTAAAATCCATTCCGGCAATATTGAATTGCATATGGAACCGTTTGAAATTGATAAAACCATAAAGGATGCGATCGAAAATCTGTCTGTTGCTATACCTGGACATCAGATTTCATTTACAGGCTGTACAAATGCGACTGTTATTGGCGATGAAATGCAAATATTACAGGTAATTAATAATTTAATTTCCAATGCAATCAAGTATGCTCCAGGATCTAAAAATGTGGAAGTTTATATCAATAATGTAGGAAAATTTGTTAAAATATCCGTCAAAGACTATGGAATGGGTATTAATCACCAAGATAAGATCAAAATCTTTGAAAGATTTTTTAGAGCAAGCGATATTCAAAAAAAATATCCTGGCTTAGGAATAGGATTGTATGTATCTCATGAAATTGTTGTCAACCATAAAGGAACTTTATGGGTTGAAAGTGAGATTGGTGAAGGATCAACATTTAATTTTACATTACCAATCATGAAAAATAAAAACTATGGATAG
- a CDS encoding cation-translocating P-type ATPase: MGYPIPKDLKGLNAAQVRQSVEKDGYNSLNTKRDSGTLDLLLNIVKEPMLILLIVISVIYLIVGNYTEAYFMLAALTFVSGISFYQDVRSQNAMRELEKLNEPLSKVIRDGQIIAIKTHEIAVGDLCITEEGQIINADGIIVHSHDFSVNESSLTGESLSVFKDANGRDNCVYSGTITVSGLAVYEVKKIGQQTKLGQIGQSMKSIKEEKSPLQLQIERFVKNMALIGLIVFMLVCLVSYFQTRSVIDSLLSGLTLAMSILPEEIPVAFTTFMALGAWKLMREGVIIKKSSIVETLGSTTVICTDKTGTITENTMNLVAVYSEAKQRTVYEQDYHLPDVSDVIQTAMWASEPVPFDPMEKELHQRYEQTAKQDQRAEFELFHEYPLEGKPPMMTHLFRNDAGDRIIAAKGAPEAILEVSSLSVEKKEELRQLIAQFGQQGYRVLGVAKAHDTHHDFPEKQQDFQFDFEGFVVFYDPPKKGIEAIFKQIYEAGIKVKMITGDNSNTATSIAQQAGLKDASIHIDGKDLMLLSKEVLDKQLHDCTIFARMYPEAKLAVIQSLKRSGEVVAMLGDGVNDAPALKAAHIGVAMGNKGTEIAKAAAAVVLVNDDFSKLVVAIAAGRRIYANIKKAIQYIISIHIPIILTVSLPLFLGWIYPQIFTPIHVIFLELVMGPTCSIVYENEPMEPNAMQHKPRPISETFLNWKELTISMIQGLVIAAGVLFIYQYAYHQTGDENTVRSMVFTTLIFSNILLSFINRSFYYYIYETITYKNNLIYYMSCITLGMLFLMLYFEAVSHFFSLTYLSAVQLLICLLVAGVSTLWMDAYKYWKRSRTVHVS, encoded by the coding sequence ATGGGTTATCCAATTCCTAAGGACCTAAAAGGTCTTAATGCTGCGCAGGTCAGGCAGTCAGTTGAAAAAGATGGTTATAATAGCCTGAATACAAAACGCGATTCTGGTACGCTTGATCTATTGCTCAATATCGTGAAAGAACCGATGTTGATCTTGCTGATCGTGATTTCCGTTATTTATTTGATTGTTGGAAATTATACGGAGGCCTATTTTATGTTGGCTGCGCTTACTTTTGTCTCCGGAATTTCTTTTTATCAAGATGTGAGGAGCCAAAATGCGATGCGGGAATTAGAAAAATTAAATGAACCTCTAAGTAAAGTAATACGTGATGGTCAGATCATTGCTATTAAAACGCACGAAATAGCCGTTGGGGATCTATGCATAACGGAAGAAGGTCAAATTATCAATGCCGATGGAATAATTGTGCATAGCCATGATTTTTCAGTAAATGAATCTTCCCTAACAGGGGAGAGTCTGTCTGTGTTCAAAGATGCTAATGGAAGGGATAACTGCGTCTACAGTGGTACGATCACGGTATCAGGTTTGGCCGTTTATGAGGTAAAGAAGATCGGACAGCAAACCAAGCTGGGTCAGATCGGTCAGTCTATGAAGTCAATAAAAGAAGAAAAATCGCCGCTGCAGTTGCAAATTGAACGCTTTGTGAAAAATATGGCGCTGATTGGACTGATCGTTTTTATGTTGGTCTGCCTGGTGAGCTATTTTCAGACACGCAGTGTTATTGATAGTTTATTAAGTGGTCTTACGTTAGCCATGTCTATCCTTCCGGAAGAAATCCCAGTAGCATTCACCACTTTTATGGCGCTAGGTGCATGGAAATTAATGCGCGAAGGAGTCATTATTAAAAAATCAAGTATTGTGGAGACACTGGGTAGTACTACCGTAATTTGTACAGATAAAACAGGTACAATAACCGAAAATACAATGAATTTAGTAGCTGTTTATAGTGAAGCAAAGCAGCGTACGGTGTATGAGCAAGACTATCATCTGCCCGATGTGTCCGATGTGATCCAGACGGCTATGTGGGCTAGTGAACCTGTACCTTTTGATCCGATGGAAAAAGAACTTCATCAGCGTTACGAACAGACTGCTAAACAGGATCAAAGGGCAGAGTTTGAGTTATTTCACGAGTATCCATTGGAGGGTAAGCCGCCCATGATGACTCATTTATTTAGAAATGATGCTGGCGACCGGATTATTGCTGCTAAGGGAGCTCCCGAAGCTATTCTTGAAGTGTCTAGTCTTTCCGTAGAAAAGAAAGAGGAATTGAGGCAGCTTATTGCTCAATTTGGGCAACAGGGATACCGCGTACTGGGGGTAGCGAAAGCACATGATACACATCATGATTTTCCAGAAAAGCAACAGGATTTTCAATTTGATTTTGAGGGTTTTGTTGTTTTTTATGATCCTCCAAAGAAAGGTATTGAGGCTATATTTAAGCAGATCTATGAGGCAGGAATCAAAGTCAAAATGATCACTGGAGATAATTCCAACACAGCAACATCCATTGCCCAGCAGGCGGGCTTAAAGGATGCGTCGATACATATTGACGGGAAAGATTTAATGCTGTTGTCGAAAGAAGTACTGGATAAGCAATTGCATGACTGTACCATATTTGCACGAATGTATCCGGAAGCAAAACTGGCTGTAATTCAATCCCTCAAGCGTAGTGGTGAAGTTGTGGCCATGCTGGGGGATGGTGTTAATGATGCTCCTGCTTTAAAGGCTGCCCATATTGGGGTGGCTATGGGCAATAAAGGGACAGAGATAGCAAAAGCTGCTGCTGCTGTAGTTCTTGTCAATGATGATTTTTCAAAATTAGTGGTCGCGATCGCTGCGGGTCGACGGATCTATGCCAATATCAAGAAAGCTATTCAGTATATCATATCTATCCATATTCCGATTATTCTAACAGTCTCTCTACCGTTGTTTTTGGGTTGGATATATCCACAGATCTTTACGCCAATACATGTTATTTTTTTAGAATTGGTCATGGGACCTACTTGTTCGATCGTGTATGAAAATGAACCTATGGAACCGAATGCCATGCAGCATAAACCACGTCCAATTTCAGAAACATTCTTAAATTGGAAAGAACTCACAATTAGTATGATTCAAGGATTGGTAATTGCAGCAGGTGTTCTTTTTATTTATCAGTACGCTTATCATCAAACAGGAGATGAGAATACCGTGCGCAGTATGGTATTTACGACCCTCATTTTTTCTAACATCCTGCTTAGTTTTATCAATCGTTCTTTTTACTATTACATCTACGAGACCATTACTTATAAGAACAATCTAATCTATTATATGAGTTGTATCACTTTGGGAATGCTCTTTTTGATGCTGTATTTTGAAGCTGTTTCGCACTTCTTTAGTTTAACATATTTGAGCGCTGTTCAATTGCTCATCTGTCTGTTGGTCGCTGGAGTGAGTACACTTTGGATGGATGCTTATAAATATTGGAAAAGATCGAGAACTGTACATGTTTCTTGA
- a CDS encoding SDR family oxidoreductase: protein MKILLTGATGYIAQRLLPVLLEKKHQVVCCVRDRNRFDKSKYEGFDFEVIEVDFLKKDVVGQIPEDIDIAYYLMHSMSSSENDFSQTELLVADCFKACMEKTSVKQVIFLSGIVNSKHLSKHLQSRLNVEERLHSSRYAVTTLRAGIIVGSGSASFEIIRDLVEKLPIMIAPKWLMTKCQPIGIRDVLGFLDGVMMQEYTFNKAYDIGGPEVITYKDMLLRFAHVRALKRWILTVPVMTPKLSSYWLYFVTSTSYPLASSLVESMRVDVIAQPNDLQEKINIQPMSYEEAIRLAFGKIEQNQVISSWREAMNIERYPDQFVKLIEVPQDGCFKDIRSMDVSDPDLVLKHIWSIGGKTGWYYADWLWGIRGFLDKLVGGVGLQRGRTNSEILSTGSVIDFWRVILADKKDRRLLLYAEMKLPGEAWLEFKIDKNNVFIQTATFRPLGISGRLYWYAVLPFHSFIFKGMMKNIAKGTSKNQ from the coding sequence ATGAAAATATTGTTGACGGGTGCCACGGGTTATATCGCACAGCGTTTGCTGCCTGTACTACTCGAGAAGAAACATCAAGTGGTCTGCTGTGTACGTGATCGGAATCGTTTTGATAAAAGTAAATATGAAGGATTTGATTTTGAGGTAATAGAAGTAGACTTTCTAAAGAAGGATGTTGTGGGTCAAATTCCGGAAGATATCGATATTGCTTATTACCTCATGCACTCTATGTCATCTTCAGAAAATGATTTTTCACAAACTGAACTCCTCGTTGCTGATTGTTTTAAAGCTTGTATGGAAAAAACAAGCGTCAAACAGGTAATTTTCTTAAGTGGTATTGTGAATAGTAAGCACCTCTCGAAACACTTACAGTCTCGCTTGAACGTCGAAGAAAGATTGCACTCCAGCCGTTATGCAGTCACTACTTTAAGGGCAGGTATTATTGTAGGGTCGGGTAGTGCGAGTTTCGAAATCATACGGGACTTGGTGGAGAAGTTACCGATTATGATTGCACCTAAATGGTTAATGACCAAATGCCAACCAATAGGTATTCGTGATGTACTGGGCTTTTTAGATGGGGTGATGATGCAGGAGTATACATTTAATAAAGCTTATGATATCGGTGGGCCTGAAGTCATTACCTATAAAGATATGTTGCTGCGGTTTGCTCATGTTAGGGCGCTTAAGCGTTGGATATTGACAGTGCCTGTCATGACACCAAAGCTTTCTTCTTATTGGCTCTATTTTGTTACTTCTACTTCTTATCCGCTTGCTAGCAGTTTGGTGGAGAGTATGCGCGTAGATGTCATAGCTCAACCTAACGATCTTCAAGAAAAAATTAATATCCAGCCCATGAGTTATGAAGAGGCTATTCGTTTGGCTTTTGGAAAAATTGAACAAAACCAGGTGATATCCAGTTGGCGGGAGGCCATGAATATCGAAAGATACCCAGATCAATTTGTAAAACTGATAGAAGTTCCGCAAGATGGATGCTTTAAGGACATCAGGTCTATGGACGTGTCAGATCCCGATCTTGTATTAAAACATATCTGGTCGATCGGTGGAAAAACGGGGTGGTACTACGCAGATTGGTTATGGGGTATCCGTGGATTCCTTGATAAGCTGGTTGGAGGTGTTGGATTGCAACGAGGAAGGACAAATTCGGAGATTTTATCAACAGGTAGTGTAATTGATTTTTGGAGAGTAATATTAGCCGATAAAAAGGATCGTAGATTGTTGTTATATGCGGAGATGAAATTACCAGGTGAAGCATGGTTGGAGTTTAAAATTGATAAAAATAATGTTTTTATCCAAACAGCCACTTTCCGTCCACTTGGTATTTCGGGTAGATTATATTGGTATGCAGTCTTACCTTTTCATTCCTTTATTTTTAAAGGAATGATGAAGAATATTGCTAAAGGTACGTCAAAAAATCAATAA
- a CDS encoding RNA polymerase sigma factor — protein sequence MENVNLNVLFQEKRQVLNHFASQFTSDYDEKEDLIQETLMRALKSVHNFINDPKLMTWLYVIMKNIYINQYRRERRKHIVYEDCIHSDHFDTTSFNSNEYKMIHDDIQKALNSIPVENAEIFRLHLDGYKYHEIAETFNLPEGTIKSRIHLTRKVLQQKLKMYQSS from the coding sequence ATGGAAAATGTAAATTTAAATGTCTTATTTCAAGAAAAAAGACAAGTGTTGAACCATTTCGCTAGTCAATTTACGTCTGATTACGATGAAAAGGAAGATTTGATTCAAGAAACGCTTATGAGAGCACTGAAATCGGTTCATAATTTTATAAATGATCCTAAATTAATGACTTGGTTGTATGTGATTATGAAAAACATTTACATCAATCAATATCGAAGAGAAAGACGTAAACACATCGTATATGAAGATTGTATCCATAGCGACCACTTCGATACCACATCCTTTAATTCAAATGAATACAAAATGATTCATGATGATATCCAAAAGGCTTTAAATAGCATTCCAGTTGAAAATGCGGAGATCTTCCGTTTACACTTAGACGGTTATAAGTATCACGAGATTGCCGAAACCTTTAATCTTCCGGAGGGAACAATTAAATCCCGTATTCATTTGACACGTAAAGTTCTACAACAAAAATTAAAAATGTACCAGTCATCTTAG
- a CDS encoding arginine decarboxylase, with protein sequence MKEQLLIHEVIDLPDEFDIKDFKLFYRDIDLLRLSKDYGTPLRFTFLPTIEEKINEMKLYFKEAIQKTNYQGSYMYYYCTKSSHFRHILQKAIQSNIGVEISSAYDIDLIKSLIEDGNIKKSTKIICNGYKTSDYQAGILSLIQQDHCSVMPIIDSKSELLHYLENLSNTTNLTIGIRINLSFLQTYPHESRFGLSPDNIMSHYHDYIKANGQVSVTTLHFFNEKGLNTGNEYWNVLEEVIRFYCRFKRINPQLTTLDIGGGMPFRSSLNDNIDLSLLVRQLISTIQNICLEEGVQEPDIITEFGKYTVAEATATIFKINEKKQGDRVDWAIIDGSFITHLPDTWAIHQEYPVFPINNLKQNYKPYVLGGLTCDSADYYPNTIDRGYVMLPDTDNEQYITFLHTGAYQEALSGFGGINHCLIPSPKHIIIDRDDHEDLQYTVFSEKQTSHHLLKILGYQK encoded by the coding sequence ATGAAAGAACAACTATTGATCCACGAAGTGATCGATCTACCTGACGAGTTCGATATAAAAGATTTTAAATTATTTTATAGAGATATTGACTTACTCAGATTATCAAAAGACTATGGAACCCCTTTACGATTTACGTTTCTTCCTACTATTGAAGAAAAGATAAATGAGATGAAGTTATATTTCAAAGAAGCCATACAAAAAACGAACTATCAGGGCAGTTATATGTACTATTATTGTACAAAAAGTTCTCATTTTAGGCATATACTACAAAAAGCTATTCAATCCAATATAGGCGTTGAAATCTCATCAGCTTATGATATCGATTTAATCAAATCTTTAATAGAAGATGGAAATATTAAAAAAAGTACAAAAATAATTTGCAATGGCTATAAGACCTCTGATTATCAAGCTGGAATATTATCCTTGATTCAGCAAGACCATTGTTCTGTCATGCCTATCATCGATAGTAAAAGTGAACTTTTACATTATCTTGAAAATCTGAGTAACACCACTAACTTAACTATAGGAATTAGAATAAACCTGAGTTTTCTACAGACCTATCCTCATGAGTCGAGATTTGGGCTATCACCCGATAATATCATGAGTCACTATCATGATTATATAAAAGCAAACGGGCAGGTGTCCGTCACCACGTTACATTTCTTTAATGAAAAAGGATTGAATACAGGAAATGAATATTGGAATGTATTAGAAGAAGTTATCCGATTTTACTGCCGATTTAAAAGGATAAATCCACAATTAACGACATTAGATATCGGAGGCGGTATGCCCTTTCGAAGCTCACTAAATGACAACATTGATCTATCACTTTTAGTCCGACAGCTTATATCTACCATTCAAAACATCTGTCTAGAAGAAGGCGTTCAGGAACCAGACATCATTACCGAATTTGGAAAATATACGGTAGCAGAAGCAACAGCTACAATTTTCAAAATAAATGAAAAAAAACAAGGTGACCGTGTAGATTGGGCTATTATTGATGGTTCTTTTATTACCCATTTGCCAGATACATGGGCTATTCATCAGGAATATCCCGTATTTCCTATCAATAATTTAAAACAAAATTATAAACCCTATGTGCTAGGCGGATTGACATGTGACAGTGCCGATTACTATCCAAACACGATTGATCGCGGATATGTAATGTTGCCAGATACCGACAATGAACAATATATCACCTTCCTACATACAGGTGCATACCAAGAAGCTCTTAGTGGTTTTGGCGGAATAAATCATTGTTTGATTCCATCACCAAAACATATCATCATTGATCGGGATGATCATGAAGATCTACAATATACTGTCTTTTCTGAAAAGCAAACAAGCCATCATCTTTTAAAAATATTGGGTTATCAAAAATAG